A window of Papilio machaon chromosome 1, ilPapMach1.1, whole genome shotgun sequence contains these coding sequences:
- the LOC106714182 gene encoding neither inactivation nor afterpotential protein C isoform X1, translating to MREGLNITSLSSPIGRYKLIKKLGSGIFGEVFKATDSQAADKAVAVKVQIHFEDDDAHIHEEYKILRDFTSHPNLIDFYGVFCEKSESLRKIWFILELCDCGTVMDIVRKLKATDRKMSEEHIAYILKYTIKAVCYLHENKIIHRNIRCSNILITKDGEVKLIDFALSCKLSGNAEKTRTNIGSPSWMAPEVVAVSEDGYDNRIDVWALGITTIEMVDGKGPFQDMHPTRAMFQILRNPPPSVCKPSMSSNEINDFIAECLEKNPEHRPYMMELVEHPFIQLVPENDYHLSTELKMLAVDLNNTPAPEKIPERIIKNGLLTTEGVHEPETMQVEDLAALDVLTEDNLMSELYTKLAKGSFTSFIGDVLLILNPNMHADIYNENYHKKYECKSRSDNEPHIFGVADGAYQDAMHHNEPQHIVFSGESKSGKTTSMFHALSHLTYLGAMKNNTAERIQKANEVIQACISAATPINPNSTRGILQVQVTYGSSGKLSGAIFWLYQLEKWRVSSTDMTQANFNLLYYFYDAMEAENRLEELCLEKYRKHRYLRILEEPPRGVRGVRETPSENVAKYKECVEHLKILDWEQEDITFFETVLAAILVIGNVRFKDSRNGTAEIENPEEAKKVAKLLSLDEVKFLWALLNYCLIEKGTAIKKRHTTDEARDARDTLASALYKRLIDWMINVINSKLSFMRSVFGDKYSVSLLDMFGFECFHRNRLEQLIVNTTNEQIQFLYNQRIFAWEMQEEEQEGIEVAPLHYYDNKSSVDQLMARPAGIFYLLDEASRNGSGQEFIMNAIRTSSKGPYVKLSGSHEFSVAHYTGKVNYDAREMADKNKDFLPPEMIETMRASRNATLQQLFKNKLTKTGNLTIVSTQSKPQAARSKNEKEMENLKARKYNTVSRGHYSQSHRMRTAAATYRATSLEILKQLSIGPGSGGTHYVRCVRADLTDTPRGFQGEVVRQQLRALAILDTAKARQKGFSCRIPFAEFIRRYRFLAFDFDENVEETKDNCRLLLIRLKMEGWELGKSKVFLKYYNEEFLSRLYETQVKKIIKVQCMMRAFLAKRKTVQSKSKAMHIKELKKQQSKNISEDEAALAIQKAYRGYMVRKAYGPLVNKTSDQIDEETATFLKRYAMKWKSRSIFQVLLQYRAMKYQDLVHFSQQIHIYNQALVEGLVTTNTSVPMDKIDPNAKEITYLGSVRPTVWKLPFRIDQLQFFDTSAMCDPTVKSTDTLATPNDSDHEQWDEPLKRGYSTQTDPYMLSASTQTLITMPFCRDPMQPLPKLPSEDTLARSMAHDVYVGTGSRPVVYKKKMNLSPQGYYQPPTPWASPRDDTDILENTSSSMRRSNFSRSMHTFDVDIQDPIRELQALAKSGNDLSDDDPPFNFQAMLKKTPKNRASMKRYNEMDVFEDKRAAPKYIISPDRQGVPPRYDVPMNTPRTTPYYMSQAPLGAMSPVVESRSQREFIKEDTEYIETDSNKVNSNNDSSNTKDGFKSDASTVTEIAPGITLEGAVADL from the exons ATGAGGGAaggtttaaatataacatcatTGTCGAGCCCTATAGGAAGATACAAGCTCATTAAGAAACTTGGTTCTGGTATATTTGGCGAAGTCTTCAAAGCAACAGACTCGCAGGCGGCTGATAAAGCCGTGGCGGTCAAAGTACAGATACACTTCGAAGACGATGATGCACATATTCatgaagaatataaaatattacgggACTTCACATCTCATCCCAATCTTATCGATTTTTATGGCGTGTTCTGTGAAAAATCAGAAAGTCTCAGAAAAATATGGTTTATATTAGag TTATGCGATTGTGGAACTGTCATGGACATTGTCAGAAAACTGAAAGCCACCGACAGGAAAATGTCCGAAGAGCACATCGCTTACATACTCAAATATACGATCAAG GCGGTGTGTTACCtccatgaaaataaaataatacacagAAATATAAGATGCAGTAACATTTTGATTACTAAGGATGGCgaagttaaattaatagattttgccTTATCCTGCAAATTAAGTGGAAATGCAGAAAAAACTAGAACAAATATTGGATCGCCAAGCTGGATGGCTCCAGAAGTTGTTGCAGTTAGTGAAGATGGCTACGATAATAGAATCGATGTTTGGGCTTTGGGTATAACTACTATTGAAATGGTTGACGGCAAAGGACCTTTTCAAGATATGCATCCTACTAGAGCGATGTTCCAAATTTTAAGGAATCCACCGCCGAGTGTTTGCAAACCATCCATGTCTTCTAAcgaaattaatgattttattgcTGA ATGTCTTGAGAAGAATCCCGAACATCGTCCTTACATGATGGAATTGGTGgaacatccattcattcaaTTAGTACCCGAAAATGATTAccat CTGTCCACAGAGCTAAAAATGCTAGCcgtagatttaaataatactccGGCACCTGAAAAAATACCAGAAAGAATAATCAAAAACGGACTCTTAACAACAGAAGGAGTACATGAACCAGAAACAATGCAAGTAGAAGATCTTGCAGCATTAGATGTACTAACTGAAGATAATCTGATGTCTGAATTATATACTAAGCTTGCAAAAGGATCATTCACATCCTTTATCGGCGACGttctattgattttaaatccTAACATGCACGCTGATATCTACAATGAAAAT tatcataaaaaatatgaatgtaaaTCAAGATCTGACAATGAACCACATATATTTGGAGTCGCCGACGGCGCGTATCAAGACGCAATGCATCACAATGAACCACAGCATATAGTTTTTTCCGGAGAAAGTAAATCTGGAAAAACAACAAGTATGTTCCATGCACTCTCGCATCTTACTTATTTGGGTGCTATGAAGAACAATACAGCTGAGAGGATTCAAAAAGCAAACGAAGTAATACAGGCATGTATAAGTGCTGCAACGCCAATAAATCCAAACTCTACGAGAGGCATTTTACAAGTACAAGTTACGTATGGTAGCTCTGGCAAATTAAGTGGAGCTATATTTTGGCTCTATCAACTAGAAAAGTGGCGCGTCTCTTCTACTGATAT GACTCAAGCAAACTTTAACctcctttattatttttatgatgcAATGGAAGCTGAGAATAGATTAGAAGAACtttgtttagaaaaatatagaaaacatcGCTACTTGCGTATTTTAGAAGAACCACCTAGAGGAGTAAGAGGTGTTCGTGAGACACCGTCTGAAAATGTTGCCAAATACAAGGAATGTGTTGAACATTTAAAGATTCTAGATTGGGAACAGGAGGACATTACGTTCTTTGAAACTGTGCTAGCAGCTATACTAGTAATTGGGAATGTTAGATTCAAAGATAGCAGAAACGGTACAGCCGAGATAGAAAATCCGGAAGAAGCGAAGAAGGTTGCTAAATTACTGTCACTGGATGAAGTGAAGTTTCTCTGggctttattaaattattgtttgatcGAAAAGGGTACCgcgattaaaaaaagacatacTACTGATGAAGCAAGGGATGCCAGAGACACTCTTGCTAGTGCATTGTATAAAAGGTTGATCGATTGGATGATAAATGTGATTAATTCCAAATTATCATTTATGAGATCTGTATT cgGTGACAAATATTCAGTCAGTTTACTAGACATGTTTGGTTTCGAATGTTTTCACAGAAACCGCTTGGAACAATTGATTGTTAATACGACGAATGAGCAAATACAATTCCTGTATAATCAGAGAATATTCGCTTGGGAAATGCAAGAAGAGGAACAGGAAGGCATTGAAGTAGCTCCCCTGcattattatgataataaaagCTCCGTTGATCAGCTGATGGCTAGACCAGCTGgaatattttaccttttagATGAAGCAAGTAGAAATGGCAGCGGTCAAGAATTTATCATGA ATGCCATCAGAACATCTAGTAAAGGCCCATACGTTAAGCTGTCTGGTAGCCATGAATTTAGCGTCGCACACTACACGGGCAAAGTCAACTACGATGCTAGAGAAATGGCTGACAAGAATAAAGATTTTCTCCCACCAGAAATGATCGAAACAATGAGAGCGTCTCGAAATGCTACGCTTCAACAACTATTCAAGAACAAGTTGACTAAGACTGGTAACTTGACTATTGTCTCAACACAGTCAAAACCACAGGCTGCTAGATCCAAGAACGAAAAAGAAATGGAAAACCTTAAAGCTAGA aaatacAACACCGTGTCTCGTGGTCATTACTCCCAGAGTCACAGGATGAGAACTGCAGCGGCCACATACAGGGCTACCAGCTTGGAGATTCTAAAACAGCTTTCAATAGGGCCTGGAAGTGGTGGCACTCATTACGTGCGTTGCGTTAGAGCGGACTTGACCGATACCCCTCGCGGTTTCCAAGGAGAAGTTGTACGCCAACAACTGAGGGCTCTTGCTATCTTGGATACAGCCAAAGCACGACAGAAAGGATTCTCATGTCGTATACCCTTCGCTGAGTTTATACGCAG ATATCGATTCCTGGCTTTCGACTTCGATGAGAACGTGGAGGAGACAAAAGATAACTGCCGTTTGCTGCTGATCCGTTTAAAAATGGAAGGCTGGGAATTAGGGAAATCAAAGGTCTTCCTCAAATATTACAACGAGGAATTCTTGTCCAG ATTGTATGAGACTCAAGTGAAGAAAATCATAAAAGTGCAATGCATGATGCGAGCATTCTTAGCTAAACGAAAGACGGTTCAAAGCAAATCTAAAGCTATGCAca TTAAAGAACTAAAAAAGCAACAATCAAAGAATATTAGTGAAGATGAAGCGGCACTAGCGATTCAAAAGG CATATCGTGGTTATATGGTACGTAAGGCATACGGGCCTTTAGTTAACAAGACGTCGGACCAAATTGACGAAGAGACCGCGACCTTTCTAAAGAGATACGCAATGAAATGGAAGAGCCGCTCTATATTCCAAGTTCTGCTTCAGTACAGAGCCATGAAATATCAAGACCTAGTACATTTCTCGCAACAG ATTCACATCTACAATCAAGCATTGGTCGAAGGTCTAGTCACCACGAATACATCAGTTCCAATGGATAAAATTGATCCTAACGCTAAAGAGATCACTTATCTAGGATCTGTTCGCCCTACAGTATGGAAATTGCCATTCAGAATTGATCAGTTGCAATTCTTCGATACATCGGCCATGTGCGATCCAACTGTTAAAAGCAC cGACACTCTCGCCACCCCCAACGATTCCGACCACGAGCAATGGGATGAACCGTTGAAGCGCGGATACTCGACACAGACGGACCCCTACATGCTGTCTGCAAGCACCCAGACCCTTATTACTATGCCGTTCTGCCGAGACCCCATGCAGCCACTACCCAAGCTACCCTCCGAGGATACCTTAGCCAGATCTATGGCCCACGATGTATACGTCGGAACAGGTAGCCGCCCAGTCGTTTACAAGAAGAAAATGAACCTATCCCCACAAGGTTACTACCAACCACCAACACCTTGGGCCAGTCCTCGAGACGATACTGATATTCTAGAAAATACCAGCTCATCCATGCGTAGGTCGAATTTTAGCCGTAGTATGCATACATTCGATGTCGACATCCAAGACCCTATACGAGAACTCCAGGCATTGGCCAAATCCGGCAACGATCTGAGCGATGATGACCCACCTTTCAACTTTCAGGCCATGCTAAAGAAGACGCCGAAGAACAGAGCATCGATGAAACGATACAATGAAATGGATGTATTTGAAGACAAACGCGCAGCTCCTAAGTATATCATATCTCCAGATAGACAAGGAGTTCCTCCTAGATATGACGTGCCTATGAATACACCTCGAACCACACCATATTACATGTCCCAAGCACCACTCGGTGCGATGTCTCCGGTCGTAGAGAGTCGATCTCAGAGAGAATTCATCAAAGAAGATACGGAATATATTGAAACGGATTCAAACAAAGTCAATTCCAATAATGATTCGAGTAATACGAAAGATGGATTCAAATCCGATGCATCTACAGTTACGGAAATAGCTCCGGGTATCACTCTAGAAGGCGCTGTAGCAGATTTGTAG
- the LOC106714182 gene encoding neither inactivation nor afterpotential protein C isoform X2, whose protein sequence is MREGLNITSLSSPIGRYKLIKKLGSGIFGEVFKATDSQAADKAVAVKVQIHFEDDDAHIHEEYKILRDFTSHPNLIDFYGVFCEKSESLRKIWFILELCDCGTVMDIVRKLKATDRKMSEEHIAYILKYTIKAVCYLHENKIIHRNIRCSNILITKDGEVKLIDFALSCKLSGNAEKTRTNIGSPSWMAPEVVAVSEDGYDNRIDVWALGITTIEMVDGKGPFQDMHPTRAMFQILRNPPPSVCKPSMSSNEINDFIAECLEKNPEHRPYMMELVEHPFIQLVPENDYHLSTELKMLAVDLNNTPAPEKIPERIIKNGLLTTEGVHEPETMQVEDLAALDVLTEDNLMSELYTKLAKGSFTSFIGDVLLILNPNMHADIYNENYHKKYECKSRSDNEPHIFGVADGAYQDAMHHNEPQHIVFSGESKSGKTTSMFHALSHLTYLGAMKNNTAERIQKANEVIQACISAATPINPNSTRGILQVQVTYGSSGKLSGAIFWLYQLEKWRVSSTDMTQANFNLLYYFYDAMEAENRLEELCLEKYRKHRYLRILEEPPRGVRGVRETPSENVAKYKECVEHLKILDWEQEDITFFETVLAAILVIGNVRFKDSRNGTAEIENPEEAKKVAKLLSLDEVKFLWALLNYCLIEKGTAIKKRHTTDEARDARDTLASALYKRLIDWMINVINSKLSFMRSVFGDKYSVSLLDMFGFECFHRNRLEQLIVNTTNEQIQFLYNQRIFAWEMQEEEQEGIEVAPLHYYDNKSSVDQLMARPAGIFYLLDEASRNGSGQEFIMNAIRTSSKGPYVKLSGSHEFSVAHYTGKVNYDAREMADKNKDFLPPEMIETMRASRNATLQQLFKNKLTKTGNLTIVSTQSKPQAARSKNEKEMENLKARKYNTVSRGHYSQSHRMRTAAATYRATSLEILKQLSIGPGSGGTHYVRCVRADLTDTPRGFQGEVVRQQLRALAILDTAKARQKGFSCRIPFAEFIRRYRFLAFDFDENVEETKDNCRLLLIRLKMEGWELGKSKVFLKYYNEEFLSRLYETQVKKIIKVQCMMRAFLAKRKTVQSKSKAMHIKELKKQQSKNISEDEAALAIQKAYRGYMVRKAYGPLVNKTSDQIDEETATFLKRYAMKWKSRSIFQVLLQYRAMKYQDLVHFSQQIHIYNQALVEGLVTTNTSVPMDKIDPNAKEITYLGSVRPTVWKLPFRIDQLQFFDTSAMCDPTVKSTDTLATPNDSDHEQWDEPLKRGYSTQTDPYMLSASTQTLITMPFCRDPMQPLPKLPSEDTLARSMAHDVYVGTGHAKEDAEEQSIDETIQ, encoded by the exons ATGAGGGAaggtttaaatataacatcatTGTCGAGCCCTATAGGAAGATACAAGCTCATTAAGAAACTTGGTTCTGGTATATTTGGCGAAGTCTTCAAAGCAACAGACTCGCAGGCGGCTGATAAAGCCGTGGCGGTCAAAGTACAGATACACTTCGAAGACGATGATGCACATATTCatgaagaatataaaatattacgggACTTCACATCTCATCCCAATCTTATCGATTTTTATGGCGTGTTCTGTGAAAAATCAGAAAGTCTCAGAAAAATATGGTTTATATTAGag TTATGCGATTGTGGAACTGTCATGGACATTGTCAGAAAACTGAAAGCCACCGACAGGAAAATGTCCGAAGAGCACATCGCTTACATACTCAAATATACGATCAAG GCGGTGTGTTACCtccatgaaaataaaataatacacagAAATATAAGATGCAGTAACATTTTGATTACTAAGGATGGCgaagttaaattaatagattttgccTTATCCTGCAAATTAAGTGGAAATGCAGAAAAAACTAGAACAAATATTGGATCGCCAAGCTGGATGGCTCCAGAAGTTGTTGCAGTTAGTGAAGATGGCTACGATAATAGAATCGATGTTTGGGCTTTGGGTATAACTACTATTGAAATGGTTGACGGCAAAGGACCTTTTCAAGATATGCATCCTACTAGAGCGATGTTCCAAATTTTAAGGAATCCACCGCCGAGTGTTTGCAAACCATCCATGTCTTCTAAcgaaattaatgattttattgcTGA ATGTCTTGAGAAGAATCCCGAACATCGTCCTTACATGATGGAATTGGTGgaacatccattcattcaaTTAGTACCCGAAAATGATTAccat CTGTCCACAGAGCTAAAAATGCTAGCcgtagatttaaataatactccGGCACCTGAAAAAATACCAGAAAGAATAATCAAAAACGGACTCTTAACAACAGAAGGAGTACATGAACCAGAAACAATGCAAGTAGAAGATCTTGCAGCATTAGATGTACTAACTGAAGATAATCTGATGTCTGAATTATATACTAAGCTTGCAAAAGGATCATTCACATCCTTTATCGGCGACGttctattgattttaaatccTAACATGCACGCTGATATCTACAATGAAAAT tatcataaaaaatatgaatgtaaaTCAAGATCTGACAATGAACCACATATATTTGGAGTCGCCGACGGCGCGTATCAAGACGCAATGCATCACAATGAACCACAGCATATAGTTTTTTCCGGAGAAAGTAAATCTGGAAAAACAACAAGTATGTTCCATGCACTCTCGCATCTTACTTATTTGGGTGCTATGAAGAACAATACAGCTGAGAGGATTCAAAAAGCAAACGAAGTAATACAGGCATGTATAAGTGCTGCAACGCCAATAAATCCAAACTCTACGAGAGGCATTTTACAAGTACAAGTTACGTATGGTAGCTCTGGCAAATTAAGTGGAGCTATATTTTGGCTCTATCAACTAGAAAAGTGGCGCGTCTCTTCTACTGATAT GACTCAAGCAAACTTTAACctcctttattatttttatgatgcAATGGAAGCTGAGAATAGATTAGAAGAACtttgtttagaaaaatatagaaaacatcGCTACTTGCGTATTTTAGAAGAACCACCTAGAGGAGTAAGAGGTGTTCGTGAGACACCGTCTGAAAATGTTGCCAAATACAAGGAATGTGTTGAACATTTAAAGATTCTAGATTGGGAACAGGAGGACATTACGTTCTTTGAAACTGTGCTAGCAGCTATACTAGTAATTGGGAATGTTAGATTCAAAGATAGCAGAAACGGTACAGCCGAGATAGAAAATCCGGAAGAAGCGAAGAAGGTTGCTAAATTACTGTCACTGGATGAAGTGAAGTTTCTCTGggctttattaaattattgtttgatcGAAAAGGGTACCgcgattaaaaaaagacatacTACTGATGAAGCAAGGGATGCCAGAGACACTCTTGCTAGTGCATTGTATAAAAGGTTGATCGATTGGATGATAAATGTGATTAATTCCAAATTATCATTTATGAGATCTGTATT cgGTGACAAATATTCAGTCAGTTTACTAGACATGTTTGGTTTCGAATGTTTTCACAGAAACCGCTTGGAACAATTGATTGTTAATACGACGAATGAGCAAATACAATTCCTGTATAATCAGAGAATATTCGCTTGGGAAATGCAAGAAGAGGAACAGGAAGGCATTGAAGTAGCTCCCCTGcattattatgataataaaagCTCCGTTGATCAGCTGATGGCTAGACCAGCTGgaatattttaccttttagATGAAGCAAGTAGAAATGGCAGCGGTCAAGAATTTATCATGA ATGCCATCAGAACATCTAGTAAAGGCCCATACGTTAAGCTGTCTGGTAGCCATGAATTTAGCGTCGCACACTACACGGGCAAAGTCAACTACGATGCTAGAGAAATGGCTGACAAGAATAAAGATTTTCTCCCACCAGAAATGATCGAAACAATGAGAGCGTCTCGAAATGCTACGCTTCAACAACTATTCAAGAACAAGTTGACTAAGACTGGTAACTTGACTATTGTCTCAACACAGTCAAAACCACAGGCTGCTAGATCCAAGAACGAAAAAGAAATGGAAAACCTTAAAGCTAGA aaatacAACACCGTGTCTCGTGGTCATTACTCCCAGAGTCACAGGATGAGAACTGCAGCGGCCACATACAGGGCTACCAGCTTGGAGATTCTAAAACAGCTTTCAATAGGGCCTGGAAGTGGTGGCACTCATTACGTGCGTTGCGTTAGAGCGGACTTGACCGATACCCCTCGCGGTTTCCAAGGAGAAGTTGTACGCCAACAACTGAGGGCTCTTGCTATCTTGGATACAGCCAAAGCACGACAGAAAGGATTCTCATGTCGTATACCCTTCGCTGAGTTTATACGCAG ATATCGATTCCTGGCTTTCGACTTCGATGAGAACGTGGAGGAGACAAAAGATAACTGCCGTTTGCTGCTGATCCGTTTAAAAATGGAAGGCTGGGAATTAGGGAAATCAAAGGTCTTCCTCAAATATTACAACGAGGAATTCTTGTCCAG ATTGTATGAGACTCAAGTGAAGAAAATCATAAAAGTGCAATGCATGATGCGAGCATTCTTAGCTAAACGAAAGACGGTTCAAAGCAAATCTAAAGCTATGCAca TTAAAGAACTAAAAAAGCAACAATCAAAGAATATTAGTGAAGATGAAGCGGCACTAGCGATTCAAAAGG CATATCGTGGTTATATGGTACGTAAGGCATACGGGCCTTTAGTTAACAAGACGTCGGACCAAATTGACGAAGAGACCGCGACCTTTCTAAAGAGATACGCAATGAAATGGAAGAGCCGCTCTATATTCCAAGTTCTGCTTCAGTACAGAGCCATGAAATATCAAGACCTAGTACATTTCTCGCAACAG ATTCACATCTACAATCAAGCATTGGTCGAAGGTCTAGTCACCACGAATACATCAGTTCCAATGGATAAAATTGATCCTAACGCTAAAGAGATCACTTATCTAGGATCTGTTCGCCCTACAGTATGGAAATTGCCATTCAGAATTGATCAGTTGCAATTCTTCGATACATCGGCCATGTGCGATCCAACTGTTAAAAGCAC cGACACTCTCGCCACCCCCAACGATTCCGACCACGAGCAATGGGATGAACCGTTGAAGCGCGGATACTCGACACAGACGGACCCCTACATGCTGTCTGCAAGCACCCAGACCCTTATTACTATGCCGTTCTGCCGAGACCCCATGCAGCCACTACCCAAGCTACCCTCCGAGGATACCTTAGCCAGATCTATGGCCCACGATGTATACGTCGGAACAG GCCATGCTAAAGAAGACGCCGAAGAACAGAGCATCGATGAAACGATACAATGA
- the LOC106714183 gene encoding protein abrupt — MANQEISLKWNGYQSNILTNVKELYKDEGLSDVTLVTEGHSFKAHKVILSANSSVFKTIFQQNPHKDPIIVLHDINTASLQTLLTFMYNGEVNVTEDFLPVLLKTAETLRICGLSTGSESREDDKIPASNSKKRKKSEIEDNNNKPKKPHTTQYKSDVATNVINADSLKNTAIVPKVEPVDSPLTDYSGENTNDTDIALLEDVEKKYSISPESSSTKSMCSMVQKDRSVKKWINEVSSTQPCLNVVDKTNGIDIDEDKDSVEIDKEVENVLQSGTIVESLSITTDSLNSVSSEVQNIKDKTNTCYANPSFPCPFCPRVYNSWGYRRRHVKSRHVTNRLSCKWCVSVLPSTGAWYSHATKTHGVPHEEARNSLVVMVEAHAVLTLNEPSVTQLLGQVGITDSNGSVANEKTN; from the exons ATGGCAAACCAAGAGATAAGCTTAAAGTGGAATGGGTATCAaagtaatatattaacaaatgtAAAGGAACTTTATAAAGACGAAGGTTTGTCGGATGTCACCCTGGTTACAGAAGGGCATAGTTTCAAAGCACATAAAGTAATTCTGTCTGCAAATAGTTCCGTTTTCAAAACTATATTTCAG CAAAACCCCCACAAGGATCCAATTATAGTTCTTCATGACATCAATACCGCCTCTTTACAAACTCTCTTGACTTTTATGTATAATGGCGAGGTTAATGTAACCGAGGATTTTCTGCCCGTTCTTCTGAAGACTGCAGAAACGTTGAGAATTTGTGGTTTGTCTACTGGCAGTGAGTCGCGCGAAGATGAC AAAATTCCTGCATCTAATTCAAAGAAACGTAAGAAGAGCGAAAtagaagataataataataaacctaAGAAGCCTCACACCACGCAGTACAAATCAGATGTAGCTACAAATGTCATCAATGCTGACTCTCTAAAGAATACT gcCATAGTACCCAAAGTTGAACCTGTTGATTCACCATTAACTGATTACTCTGGAGAAAACACCAACGATACAGATATTGCATTGCTTGAAGATGTGGAAAAGAAGTATTCAATAAGTCCAGAAAGTTCTTCTACTAAATCTATGTGCTCGATGGTACAGAAAGACCGTAGTGTAAAGAAATGGATTAACGAAGTCAGTAGTACACAGCCTTGTCTTAACGTAGTTGATAAAACAAATGGCATTGATATTGATGAAGATAAAGATAGCGTAGAGATTGATAAAGAAGTTGAAAATGTATTGCAAAGCGGGACAATTGTGGAGAGTTTGAGTATAACAACAGATAGCCTGAATTCTGTATCAAGCGaagttcaaaatattaaag ataAAACTAATACATGTTATGCTAACCCATCGTTTCCATGTCCATTTTGTCCGCGTGTGTACAACAGTTGGGGATATAGGAGAAGACATGTTAAATCTAGACATGTGACTAACAG gttatcaTGCAAGTGGTGCGTTTCAGTGTTGCCATCTACTGGCGCTTGGTATTCTCATGCTACTAAAACCCACGGTGTGCCACATGAAGAGGCTAGGAATTCTTTGGTGGTTATGGTTGAAGCTCATGCGGTACTCACATTGAACGAACCCAGTGTTACCCAATTATTGGGTCAGGTTGGCATCACTGATTCAAATGGTAGTGTTGCCAACGAGAAGACTAATTAg